GACGGCTTTGAAGTTGCTGATATTGATTTGCTTTACCGCCAAGAAGGCGACGTGCTAGGTACAACCCAATCAGGCAACAGGCGAAAAGTGAAATATCTGAATCTTGTTCGCGATATCAAATGGATTGAACGGGCGAATGCTGACGCAAAAGTCATTGTTACAGAGGATCCGAACCTGGCTAAGCAGCTTGTCGCCGGTATAGATGACAAGGCACAGGACTACTTGGATAAGTCGTAGCCTAGGAGTTTGATAAGGTAGTGCCATGAAAATCTGTGCGCCATTTGCTGGCATTGTTCATTTCAAGGTGGCCGAGGGTGACAAAGTTGCCACTGGTCAAGAAATTGCCAGCGTAGAGGCCGTAAAACTAGAAG
The nucleotide sequence above comes from Corynebacterium mustelae. Encoded proteins:
- a CDS encoding biotin/lipoyl-containing protein, with the protein product MKICAPFAGIVHFKVAEGDKVATGQEIASVEAVKLEAPVLAPGPGIVSKLCVSDFGDVIGGAELLILTEG